The sequence aatgcttgaatgtttgaatattgcttccgcgtcttgctcacatATGTTTTCCTcccccctttctaggagaggaaaattagtttatatacttgtcaattagggctaatagactgattttcccgaccttaggccgaccaggaaacattatttcccgaattgcaaacttaaagacccgatgcccaaaagagaccgggcccaaaatagggccagggaccagggcgctgggcgccctagtcctgaaggaccagggcgctgggcaccatggtcccacctcccaggacagcagggtgcaaggagggatcaggccagggtgtagcaaaatgcattttttggtgtcgtaaacaggttttggggtctccattcaggttcaacgttgctccgccatcgtgaagacccaaatgcagtcaaaattgcaagtgtcacaattttaggacgctacagttattATCCACCAAGATTTGATCATAGCAAGTATAGGTGAATTTAATGGTATTAAGGTCAACCTTAAGGAATGAAATCAGTATTTTTCCAATAGCCTCATAGGTTGAGTTGCACCAAAGGTGCAGGGGGAGGTAGGCCAGTCATACCCAAGCTAGAGAGACAACAGTATATTCATTCATGGGCTTGAAGGAGGGAATTGTGGGGTGAAGTGAAAAGGGTGGAGGTGTCAATTCTAGTGACCCATAGCCAAGATAGATCACATTCTTTTTTGGagttaaaaaaatgaaaatttaatggTGGGCACAAGGGTATATCTCCACCTTATTTTTAACTATAGGTTTCTAGTTATCCAAAATCTAGGTGTGCAGGTCTAGTAGTAAGGACCACAATTGGTTGAATCTACAAATCAATCCCTTCCTCTTGAAGTAGGAGATACATTCCTACACCTCCTTACCTAGTACCACCATTGGAGTTGAGGATGCACAAGGAAAGAACTTAGTAGCTACAATAGAATGTCCTTGTTGGGGTTTTCACTGCAAATCCAAAAAAAGTTGGCTTTGAGTGGTGATTTTACCATTatcttaggaacatttggttttccATAAGAATTAGGATGAGACTTATCATAGATTGGAGGTGAAATAGAACTCAAGATATTGACCACTAGATTGTAGGCAAGGGAACCATTAGTGCTAGCGGTCATGGATGAGAATTGAACAAATTTCAAATGGGTGAGGAGATTGGAGAGCAGGAACCCATCAATTCAATTTAATTTGAGTTTTAGAATTTGTCTTTTTATGTTATCTACTTTACATCTATTCCAATATTtggtaaattattttaatatttctattattgtgtattcatctgcaatttaaaaaaaactattttaacaATTGCGGTTCCTTTTCTAGAAACCATTCTTTGTTGTAATATTTATCTTGCTTgcttaataatatttttttcctTATTCACAATATGATCATGGCTTATTTTTATTAGAAactcttcatcttcatctattgaatattctttaattaatttctCTTTGCTAATGTTAATCCCTCCCTAGGTGATCACTACTACTTTGTTCATCTTCTGCTCCATTGTGTAATTTTTACACAACCTTTATTTCCTCAATAGATATtatcatttctaatttcccttttgAGCTATGAGGGGATTCCATTTGTTTCGCTTCGTACCCTTTACATCAATCCTTTGAAACTTCTTGGCAATTATGGATTCTCTTTTTGAACCACCAATATTACTTTTCCCATCAAATTACATTTTCCCTAGAGAGTTTGTCACTCTTTATCAATATTTGTCAATTTTTCTATAGAATTGTGATACTTTAGGACAACTAATCCAATCAAACCAAAAAATTAACTAGTCTTTTTATTTTCCTCTTTATGAGTAAGTGTATGCAAATGAAAGGTCAAAAGGAGGTAAAAAGGGGccatttttttctttatataagaaaaaaattaaagaagtAATTCAAGATAGTCACTCTCAAAATTTAAAGATTTGATACAATTAGGATTAGTTCTACTTCGAATCTAGATCCTAAAGTATTATGTAATTTTTGGAAATAGTGGAGATTCATAGCCTGGTCAAATAAGTGGAGCACTTGAAGTTATCCTATTTTTATACTATAAATATAACATAGCATTAGGTGCTCCCCATTGTATACGAACTTTTAGAAATGATTTATTATATCTTTTAGTGAAAAGCTAGTTGAAATATTTAATTTGTATAATGACTTAATTTGCTATATTTAAAGTAGGTGACATCCTCCCTTTTTATTTATCATTAACCTCTTCCACTATCACATATTATATTTAAAATGGGTTTTCTAATCTTGTATACATACCTttaaatatctttaaaaaaaaactttgtaTTATTTCTCCTTACCTTTAAATCATTTCTCATATTATATATACTCTTTAATGGGGCTTATAGAGATCAGAAGTTATTTATAAGTTTCTCTTTTAATCATGTTCAATATTTGTTATGAGAGAAATAGTCTCTCACGTACCACTTTATTTATTTCCTAGTTTTTTTAAAAGTTCATAAACCTTAGTCTAGTTATCCATTGTTACACTCCTTGTCTATATAGGCTTGAGTAAAAAAATGTtcaatttcttccttaagtttgtcATCATTTAATTGGATTTATCTTTCACTCTTTCTTTCATcattatttttcattcatttttaaGTCTCTTTTAATTCAAATTCTTAAAAGTCTCTTTTAATTCAAATTCTTAAAATTCTTACCATAATTGACAACTTCTTATCGTTTCAATAAATTTATTACATTGCTCTTATCTTTAGGTAATTTAATATCAAAGTAATCATAAGAAATATCTTTACACAAAATCACAAATTCTCTTCTCTTTTTTAACCTCCATCCACATGAGTccattaaatatattattatgtgAAACTCTCCTTTCTCTAGATAGAAGGAGGGGTGACTCTTGGTTTATAATATCCATCTTTAAATGCTTCTATGGTGACAAGTTATCCATTATAGAAAATTTCCTTTGCATTTATGTTTCCTTTATGTTTCTTCCTTTCTTACAACTCAATGTACTAAAATTTAGGGGTCCTTATTTATAAATTGGATTTATTGAATCCTCAAAACTTCCATTGATTGTAACCTTAAGGATTAACAAATATAGTTTAGAATTTGATTCTTGAGTCCAAAGTCCAAATGATTGAGCATCCATAATTTTAGTTTACGGATGCTAAGAAAGACTACTTCTAAGTCTTTCTTTGAATCACTACATTGATTTGAATCGTATGATTTTATCTgttcaacaaaaaatataaaataaaatggcATAGCATTAAAAGTTGTACACTCTTACAATTTAACATAATATAGATATCTTAATTTTTAGGCGATGATAGTATTTAAAATGTATATACTAGCACAATTACCCTATTTTCTAGATTATTGGGTTTGATTTTTCTTGGCAGTGATGCTATGCACAAATGTCCATATGATTCAATAGAGCATCCAACAAAAATACATGATTGAAACAGTCATTAGAACTTTTTGTTTATGGGAATCTAGTACTATAATTCCTCCTCTTTATAGTTTTGAGCTACGAAAACTTTTGAGAAATGCTATTTTTGTAAAAGAAATCCATttcattgaaaagaaaaaaatattcattcattcatccatccattcacacacactctctctctcacaTATACCACTCTTGAAGTTCTTGAAGCTTTTACCACAATACATGAGCCTTTGAGCTCTTTCTTGTTATCCTTTTCATATTGATAATTTAAGTTGCAATCCTATTGTAGCTTTGTAATCCTTCTATATTTTTGTGGTAACTTCTAGGTGGAGTTCTCTTGGATTGCATACTTTTTTTTTCATTCTAGGTAATTTTGTAAAGCCAATAGTAAAAAATAACAATGATATCATTATATTTCTATTAATCTATTTATTTTATCTAGCattgaaaattatttataaatCTTTTATCATTCCAACTCTCACATTTTATATCAAACCCAATCTAGTTGTCTATGGAGGTTGAAATACGAAAATGATCATTTGTTTGAGGCAAACCCCTAAATTATCACCcaaactttttttttattttcttgtgtcCAAATCATTTGGAGCTCTAAGAGTGATAATCTAGTGATATCAATTTTTTATGTAACAGCTCTTAATTTCATTTCAATCATTTAAATACATGTGTGCATCTATCTTTCAATTGAAATATCTGAGTTTCTTGAAATATCTTAGACTTGTGATCATTTTTAAACCTATGCAAAGACAAAATAATAGTTCACCCTATGAATCCCTATTTTTTTATTTGTATGGGGTGAAAATGCACCTCATTGTAGTCCATCCGTATAATTGGTGTCTAAGTTAGAGACTAGTGCAAGTCACAACAAATACAAAAAATAAGTCACAATAGCATCTTTTTCTTCTATTTATGATATTATCAAGTTGACATTATATATACAAAAGTAGATATTTATAATAATCATCTACAATTGAGAGTTTATAGTTGaattcattttaatttttagttttgaaatcatatgAAAAAAAGGATAGATTAGATGTTTTGTAAACATCCGATTCATTTGAATGTAATGAGTGGTTTTTACTCTTGAAAAAAACACTTTAGTTTGTAAcaatcaattttccttcattatAATTAAATTTTCTAATTTAAACATATTGAAAAGTTACATGTCATTATTTTTTAGTTGCATTATATTGATTTTCCTCTCTTATTGCGAACTCCccaatttttttgcaagttaggcatGCCTTAGAGATCACATATCTTTTTGCATTCCTCCCATTCCATTTATCATCTTGAGCTAGTTAACCTACCTAGGGGTTTACACTTTGTGCATGTAACTTTACAACATCAAAATAAATTcccttttatttttaattattcatCTCTAAAATAATTATCACCACAAAACCCTAGGCTATATGGTCCTCTTCTTTCCACCAACTAATACGGCATTGATAACAAAATCTTGACAATAAATAGAGTGTAAATGTTTGATATTTCTCTGTTATATTATATTTTACCTTAATAAGAATTACAAAGGAGAGAATATTAACATGTGTAATAGATTtcatattataattaaaaaaataataatcatagaataatcTATTCAAGATCAAATGCATAGCAATACTTGGTCAAGATTAAGTGAGGCAAGGAAGGGGGTGTTATAAGATGCAACCTTATCTCTAAATCTTTAATTATACAAATATGGTTAATGTTTTGAGTATAATTTATATCAAAAGTACAAGTCATGATAATTCAAAGTATAAACTTTGAGTTTAAGTCTAGGGTACATGCCATGTCATATAATCAAATCAAGTCATCTAGTCAAGTCAAGTTAGAGTGTATTGTCTATCTAAACATCGTAATGCACTTTTAGtgtatttattaataaattaaaaattagaatataacatattttttattttcaattaattaataaatatgatcaaaTGTCCATCCTAATGTCTAGGTAGGCATTGCCAAGTTAGAGTCTTGAAACATTCAAATCTATTTAAAAGTTGAAAGTACAAGTCAAGTGCACAAATAATGTCATATAATAGAGTGAATGTTAAAAACTTGAAGTGCATGTCAAAAATTAGAAACTTAAGTTACAAGTCATACACATTACACATATTATATAGACATCTTTGTAACACaaaaaatatgataatgaaaagaaaaaaaaatacaaaaacatgataatgaaaagaaaaaaatatactttcaacattttttaccaataattttgtttttaatttgtcATTATCAATATGCTTCTGTTATACAACTTTTTATTTCATCCCCACAACCAtgaaaaatgaaaagctaataattttttgttgttttcctTCCTTACTAAATAAAGTAATGCTTAGATGATCAAtaacttttatgtttttaattctaCTAATTGGCATATTGCATTGTTCCCACTGTCTTTATATTTACAAATATGTTGTGGCCGAGGCACAGAGAATAAATATTAGAATAACCACCTGATGGGAGAAAGTGAAGAATCTCTAGCAACGTGTTGGCTATTTACGTAGTTACAAATACTTTTAGGGCACTCGTCTGAACTGAATAAACCAATGTCTAGAGTCTTATTATTATTATAGGAGAGAATCATTTTTTTTGGTCGGGCAACCATGATCATACTGTGAGAAGCTATTTATTAGGTTACCACCAAGTATACTGTGAATTCTGGATAGTTCGGCTTTAACTTCTAGTTATTAGATTTTTGCTTAGAATTCTTTTTCTTTTATAACCCTTTGCAGAAGCCCACTTTTCCTTCTAAGCTATACAATCCATTGACATATTTGGTCATCCGTGAACGCtcagattgtttctaaatttttcagaGTTATGGCAGTGAAGGTTGCCTCCGAGAGAAGTATAAATTGTTGTTCAGATTGGAATACCCACACTATGATTCCTGGTCATAGTGTTTCAGAGAGCAAGGAAAGCTATCGTTCAATTGTCCCCAATATCATCTCAGATATTGATAACAATGGATATTTGAAAGCCCCAATAGTTCCAGAGGGCAATGGTAACTATCAGCCATCTTTCAGAAGGTAAGGATTCAACTACTCTTGTTCTTTCTAGGTTTACTTGAGCACTTTTTCTCCAAAAAGCGCCGTTTCAACTTCGGAGGTATCAACACCAATCCATGTGATCAATAAAATAGATCTAAGTGATCGAATTTGTATGGTTTAAGTTTAAATTTCAATGGAATATCTAATATAGAATTTTAAGTTGTGATTCGTGGTCTTTCATAGTTGATTTTTACTATGATTGCTTGATATTTGTCTTACAGTTGTGCTCGTCAAATTCAAGTTTCAACAAAATATCTAATATAAAAATTTAAGTTGTGATTCTTAATCTTTCATGATTGTTTTTAAATGTGGTTGCTTGATATTTGTCTTACAGTTATACTGAGATGCTCGTATGAACAGAATAGTTCaaaccaaataaaaaaataaaatagatctaagttcttgaacATGACCCAGTTTACCTATTTTGGCTACTAAGGATCAAACAACTGATATCTAAGTAAAGTGAGATGTAAATggaatttctttcatttttgttaaAAAACACAGACCACCCATATTAATCAATAATGGTTGCAGGCTAGAGGGAAAAGTAGCCATAATCACAGGAGGGGCAAGAGGTATTGGGGAAGCATCCACTCGGCTATTTGCAAAACATGGGGCAAATGTTGTTATAGCGGACATTGAAGACCATGAAGGGAAGATGGTGTCCGAGTCTCTGTCTCCTGCAGTGACATACATGCGTTGCGATGTAAGCAATGAAGAAGATGTTGCCCATGTTGTAAACATGACAGTCTCCAAATATGGGAGGCTAGATATCATGTTTAACAATGCAGGAATCCTTGGAGAGCAGGCTAAAAGGAAGAGTATAATGGATTTTGATGCAGAGGAGTTTGACAATGTGATGGGTGTGAATGTGAAGGGAGTTTGTCTTGGCATGAAACATGCTGCCAGAATAATGGTTCCTAGAAGAAGTGGATGCATTATTTCTACAGCAAGTGTTGCAGGTGTCCAAGGGGGGCTTGGGCCTCATACTTACACAGCATCCAAGCATGCCATTATTGGTCTCACCAAAAATGCTGCCTGTGAGTTGGGAAAGTATGGGATTAGGGTCAATTCCATATCTCCTTTTGGGGTAGCAACTTCTATGCTGATAAATGCATGGAGAAACTATGAAGGAGAAATGTATGAAGATTTTGATGACCAAGAGCAGAGAATTGAAGAGTTTGTAAGAAGTCTTGCAAATTTGAAGGGCCAAACTCTGAGAACCACAGACATAGCCGAAGCAGCACTGTATCTTGTTAGTGATGAAGCCAAGTATGTTAGTGGCCATAATTTGGTGGTTGATGGAGGCATTACCAGTGTAAATAACTGTGTTGGCTTGTAAGCCTTTTGTTtcacttttgttggatgaatgtccctAAAACAGCCTTTATTGAGAATAAGATCTGTAATTATAGGTATTAGAGTTGAAAGTTAATGGAATCTGAATGTATTTCTTTTGTATGGAACGTTTCAGGTATGGTTCTGTACACTATTATTTCTCAATAGCTTATAAAGTATAGGAAAGAGTGTATTAAAACTAAGAAAACGAAGAAGAAATTCCTCTGATAAAGTGGTAAAGATTATATAAAATGGAATGACTGCCCATCATAACAGCTTGCATTAGAGCTTCTTGTGGACCACATCTGCAGGCACTCGTTTCTATTTAGTTGAAGCTAACTTAAAGTTCTCCATTGGAAACTGCATATCCAACTATAGTTTTAAAATGGCAAGCGGATTTGATTATCTTGAAACCCACACTTTAATTGTGGTCCTTCTCCCCATTACTAAAATTATGGGATTTTTTTAAAACAATAGCATATGCAAAATTTACAGAAGTTATTAAAGCTTAGCTTTTGTGAACAAGGGATGGCTCTTCGATATTAATTTATCTTGGGTGATATTTTATTATTAACCATTATAAGGTGTTTGACAGTAACTTCATAAAGGTATTGGATAGTAACATAGTAAAATTTTGTAGTTTAGatttattatatataattaatttttcgAATTTATCTATTTTAAATTAGAGTTGAAAGTAAAGTTTAACCTTAATAGATGGTTTAAAATTTATGATaagttatatataattttttttttttttttaaagtgggtAAACCAttgaattatattaataatttttggGTAAGTTATATATAATTGTGTTTGatgaatatttaaataaaattgaaattcaaGTTTTTAATTTTTAGTAGAAAGATTAAAATTTCCATGTACCTACTTCTTTTTGTCAATATCAATTATAGTTTGTTTATCACTTCCTTTTTACAAACTTATTATACAAGAAAAGGTCAATAGTCATTGAAATTTCCACACTAGTTTGGAACCATCATTTCATTGATTAAGCTACTATGTTGTCTAGATAATGTCATTTTCAATGAAAAAAGTAAAGTAAGATAGATATTTATTTTAATCTTTCTATAAAGCTGAAAATTCTTGGAATGTGATTTATAATTTCTTTATTCCCTTAAAGCCTAAACCATTCACCTAGCAGACAACTTTTTTGGGGGGAAGATTCTATGCTTCATGAACTGTTATTCAAACAAGTTTGACCTCTTCttcacataaaataaataaattatggaaATATAGAAATGATGTAGCTTTCAATCACACCCTTTTAGATTAAATTTTTGTGTTTAAGAAGACAatgataatatttaattatatattagaAGTCTAGATACAAGTACAAATGGTGAGGTTCAAGGTAGAGTAGACCAATATATAAATGTGTAGTCTATGTATGTGGCTATAGAACTAATGTCATAAGAAATACATAtagaaatatgttttttttttgttacatATGATAGTTACTATCACATATTGTTGGAAGTAAGGCATTTAtccatcataaaaaaaaaataataattatgtagATATTAATTTTCTAGAACATAATGTATGAGAcaaaagaagatgaaaatataatgcCTAGATGATTAGAAGTTTCTTGAGAAGCTTCaagttatttttcttttattaattGGAGGCCCTACTTGAGGCTAAGCTTGTAGATGCATGCCTAAATTTATGAAGTGTCTTGGtgtttattttcattcttttgttctCTTAGAGATCATGTTTACAACAAAATTaccttattttattttagaatgttATTTTTTAACTAAATAAGAATTAGATATATTGTGTTTTATCTTTTATATAAATATCACAATTTAAACAATACCACATTGATATAATGTTAAAAAATATTTCTTTCATCTAAAATAAAAATGTTTCAATTTATAAATGCAATGTACTAAATAATAGAGTTAAAATAATACCAAAttgatataatattaaaaaatattttttcatataaatcaaaatatttcaatttataaGTGTAATGTACTATAAAATAGGTTATGCTATtgttaataaaaatttaaaatagaaaattttgaaattctAAGATAAAACTTTTGCATTATTGCATGTTGAATGACCTTTATTTTTTAATAGTTGAATAACAAAAGTGTGAAATAATATTCctataaaaataatgaaaaacaacatAGTAATATCACAATTTTTTTCCCCGTGTTGCATAAAGTATAGTCTAAATTAAACCCAAAAATTTATTGGCATCCTTGTCTATGGAATAGAAATTCAatttaaggaggatgaaattttaATGTCCTAGGATAATCTTAAATGTGGTACttgaaatattttaaaatgatttgattaaaGTTGATTATAGTGTATTATAGATATTAAAAATAGTAAATTAAAATTAGTTGATTAATATATTATAAAAGTAAGTTAATGTAGGAATGTAAAGAAGAACTCaacatatttaataataaatattttattaagatgtCAATAAAAGTAATTAGACTTATAATACTAATATAAGAAAAAATAATATtccaatttatttttaattatgtcgagaggcatctacaatgacatcaaaatgttcgtaaacaaaaattcaattttgaaacaatttgacatgcaaatgatgggtaaatgcatgaaatatgccatcttcTGGTTTTTGTGGAGGTTTTATTTTATTACTCGgaataaaatagaacccttgccacttgtctccaactatacgaaaccgttacattcaaatgatagtagaagggtgccataatatttaaaagggaataatcaataaaatcaagtagTGTTGAGAGGTTAGTGGAGGAGTGGGCTTGGCATTGTGAGTATCTGATGATTCTAAATTCTAGGTTCATGCATAGACTtaagcaactctattattatccatatttttgaaactcttgtatacTAATAATATTGCTGCAATCGTGAGATTCCTTTCTATTATAtgataatttacctatattttttaaatatagatatattaGTATTTATAAATAACTACACTGAGAATTATAATTACAATAAAGAAAGAAAGTGAATAATAACATGAATGTACTCACAAAATCATTTaacataaatttgaaaaaaaataaaaaaatttacatgtAAAAGTAATAAAGTAGTTAAAAAATGATGTTTATTATATAGAACATGTTAAATGGATAAGACTTAGGTTATTTGTTATAAATGCTCATTGATGTAATCCTACTATGGATTTTGTTAAACTTATTATTGTTAACACCTATGTAAGGAATCTAGGTGCAACAAATGTGAGTATAATTAGAGAGATGACCTTAGGATACTTTTTAAAGGTGACTTCTTTTTCTCAATATTTATACCAAGAATAAGGTATAATGGATGGTTGTTATAGAAGGCCTTTGTTAGGGGATAATTTTGGGTTGAAAGAAATTGCTAGTGGAAGGTGATTTTTCAATGGcaatttattttttttctaaaattgattcttCAATTAGAAGGAGTAGTATTAGGTGAAGatacaacttttaaaaaaaaagtatgatGGTTATTTTTTTCACTTATTTAAGGATTATAATAAAAAATCACTTTATTATCATATGCTAGTATTGACCTCCCTCATTTTTCCTATCTGAGTGGGTGTAAGAAGTTGATTTAACTTTTAGTGGAAGTCTTGTGGATAAAAAAACTTGATAGGAAGGGTAAAAATCATTTTTAAGAGTGGATAATTGATCCTAAAAGTTCTAATCATATGAAATTGGTATCCATTTTGATTTAAAATAGGTTTGCATTGTAAAAAGAAATCGTTAACCATTTTAAAATGGGTATAGATTTGTTACATATTCTATCATAATATTTTTatgcatatgaaataaaaataattttaattataaataatcTTGATCACTATGTGTACCAAACAAGTTGGAAATCATGTTTTTTTTAATATGTACATGTACTGAGAGTATATTAAAGCCATTACCAATAGAAATACATTAATTAAGAAACTTAAGGATTAGTCAAATTTAATAATTTTGAGATGGAATTGGCTATTACAAGGTTCATAATTATTATGTATATTTATAAGAAAAGAGTGCATCTAGCAAGTTTTTTTTTGAACTAGATAAAGGTTTGCATTGTAAAAAGAAATTGTTAACCATTTTTAAATGGGTATAGATTTGTCACATATTTTATGATAATATTTCCATGcttatgaaataaaaataatttttattataaataatctCGATCACTATGTGTAGCAAACAAGTTGGAAaacgtttttttttaaatatgtacatgtactGAGAGTATATTAAATCCATTACAAATAGAAACACATTAATTAAGAAACTTAAGGATTAGTCAGATTTAATAATTTTGAGACGGAATTGGCTATTACAAGGTTCATAATTGTTATGTATATTTATAAGAAAAGAGTGCATCTAGCAAGTTTTTTTTATACTATTGTGGCATGCATTTTAGTAGTTTTATAAGAATCACCTTACTTGCAAATTCTAATTTGAGTTTGGAATAGAGTCCAATTTTTATAAAATCTTGGAAGGACATATGTAATGTCTCATATGAAAATGTTGAAGAATCAATTATGTATGTGGTATTCTATACAAGGCTAGTTGTTGC is a genomic window of Cryptomeria japonica chromosome 7, Sugi_1.0, whole genome shotgun sequence containing:
- the LOC131067717 gene encoding short-chain dehydrogenase reductase 2a-like, whose product is MQRQNNSSPYESRLEGKVAIITGGARGIGEASTRLFAKHGANVVIADIEDHEGKMVSESLSPAVTYMRCDVSNEEDVAHVVNMTVSKYGRLDIMFNNAGILGEQAKRKSIMDFDAEEFDNVMGVNVKGVCLGMKHAARIMVPRRSGCIISTASVAGVQGGLGPHTYTASKHAIIGLTKNAACELGKYGIRVNSISPFGVATSMLINAWRNYEGEMYEDFDDQEQRIEEFVRSLANLKGQTLRTTDIAEAALYLVSDEAKYVSGHNLVVDGGITSVNNCVGL